The window TCGAGCGCATCCAGCACGGCAATGTTTGATTTCCGTTCGTCCACCCGGATCGAGGTCGCCACCTCGTAGACCGGGACGGTCGTGATCAGGAACAGGACTGTCGCCGCCAGGACCAGGGCGGGCACCCCCAAACTGAGCAGCGGGTGCCGGCGCGCCACGTTCCACAGGGAGCGAAGCCGGACCTCTTCCTGCCGGCGAGCCGGTGGAATCGAGACTACACGATTTATGCTGTTCATCTAATTTCGGCCACGGTCAGTTTTTGTTTAGAATGATAGCCAGCATGATTCCCACACCCGTGGTCATAATACTCACGGCCACGCCGTAATTACGGGCCAGCCAGCTTCGCTCCGGCACGTAGACCTCGTCGCCCGAGCGCAACGGCGAATCCGTTATCCTCGTCCGTTCATTCAGCTCCGCTACGATGCGCTCGCCGTCACGAAGTATCTCGATCCTGTCCCGCCGACCTACGCCCGTGGCCCCGCCTGCGAGCGCAAGCCCGTCGCCGAGCGACATGGTCAGATCCAGGCTGTAAAGCCCGGGTCGGTGCACGGCGCCCAGGATCTTCACGCGCCGCAACACGATGACATCCACCACCGGATCGCGGAGGTAGGTCTCGAGTTCCTCCACCAGCCGCGCCTTCAGCGACGCGGCTGTTTCCCGGGTGACGTCGTAAGCGCCCACCCTGGGAAGCACGGCTACGCCGTTGTCGTGCACCGGGAACTCGCCCGTCATATCCGGCTCGCGCCACACGACCAGCTTGATGACGTCGCCGGCGCGCAGGTATTCGCCCCCCGGCTCGGCCTCGAGCGCAGGCATGGATTTGGATTGCGCCAGCGCCAACGAGCTGGCCGACAGGAGCAGGGCGAGCAACCAAGTGCATCGGGATATTTCTGTCATGACCAGCGGAAAGTGCGAGTTGTCAGGAATTCGGATCGCCGGAGCTGGCCCTGCGACACGGTTATGCC is drawn from Gemmatimonadota bacterium and contains these coding sequences:
- a CDS encoding polysaccharide biosynthesis/export family protein, translated to MLALLLSASSLALAQSKSMPALEAEPGGEYLRAGDVIKLVVWREPDMTGEFPVHDNGVAVLPRVGAYDVTRETAASLKARLVEELETYLRDPVVDVIVLRRVKILGAVHRPGLYSLDLTMSLGDGLALAGGATGVGRRDRIEILRDGERIVAELNERTRITDSPLRSGDEVYVPERSWLARNYGVAVSIMTTGVGIMLAIILNKN